A stretch of the Halorussus salinus genome encodes the following:
- a CDS encoding ABC transporter ATP-binding protein, with product MQSTEPRQKQPVISVENLRKTYGDGSVVAVDDVSFEVERGSVVGLLGPNGAGKTSIIKSILGVVLPDEGDIRVDGVNVHDGDNVYEKVSAVLEGARNVYWRLTVRENISFFSSLQGIDPQDHREEHDELMELLNIDHKADEVVKNLSRGMKQKTALACALVRQTPVLFLDEPTLGLDVEASHDLRQELDRLVTQENRTVVLSSHDMDVMQDLCDRVIILDDGDIVTDESVPDLVELFQTQAYEVVVEEDMSTTARQSLEGEFDVADWRERGEWTVCEVSLTDKDRVHDLMRTLAEFDLTPRSVSVVQPDLEDVFLEVTGEDERADSENERGDEPTDEPRTVEGRA from the coding sequence ATGCAGTCAACGGAACCGCGACAAAAACAGCCGGTCATCTCCGTCGAGAACCTGCGGAAGACCTACGGCGACGGGAGCGTCGTGGCGGTCGACGACGTGTCCTTCGAGGTCGAACGCGGGTCGGTCGTCGGGTTGCTCGGTCCCAACGGGGCCGGGAAGACCTCCATCATCAAGTCGATTCTCGGCGTCGTCCTCCCCGACGAGGGCGACATCCGAGTCGACGGCGTGAACGTCCACGACGGCGACAACGTGTACGAGAAGGTCAGCGCCGTCCTCGAAGGCGCGCGAAACGTCTACTGGCGGCTGACGGTCCGGGAGAACATCTCCTTTTTCTCGTCGTTGCAGGGCATCGACCCGCAGGACCACCGCGAGGAACACGACGAGTTGATGGAACTGCTGAACATCGACCACAAGGCCGACGAGGTCGTCAAGAACCTCTCGCGGGGGATGAAACAGAAGACCGCGCTGGCCTGCGCGCTCGTCCGCCAGACGCCCGTCCTCTTTCTGGACGAACCGACGCTCGGTCTCGACGTGGAGGCCTCCCACGACCTCCGTCAGGAACTCGACCGCCTCGTGACCCAAGAGAACCGGACGGTCGTCCTGAGCAGTCACGACATGGACGTGATGCAGGACCTCTGTGACCGCGTCATCATCCTCGACGACGGCGACATCGTCACCGACGAGTCGGTTCCCGACTTGGTGGAACTGTTCCAGACCCAAGCCTACGAGGTCGTCGTCGAGGAGGACATGTCCACGACGGCCCGCCAGTCGCTCGAAGGGGAGTTCGACGTGGCCGACTGGCGCGAACGGGGCGAGTGGACGGTCTGTGAGGTCTCGCTGACCGACAAGGACCGCGTCCACGACCTCATGCGAACCTTAGCGGAGTTCGACCTGACGCCGCGGTCGGTGTCGGTGGTCCAACCCGACCTCGAAGACGTGTTCCTCGAAGTGACCGGCGAAGACGAGCGAGCAGACAGCGAGAACGAGCGCGGAGACGAACCGACCGACGAGCCTCGAACGGTGGAGGGTCGAGCGTGA
- a CDS encoding CBS pair associated ParBc domain-containing protein, which translates to MDVAAPDGGTTEGKPKVKDYMTRDVATVSPDATVEEVARRIAESDEHNGYPVCDGRRVEGFVSARDLLLAGDEEPIFKVMSQDLIVAHPDMDVNDAARVILRSGIQKLPVVDDAGNLVGIISNTDVIRSQIERATPEKVGKLMRTLESIHDTEVEQTRRNVPLDELTPTQGKVYADELEGRTYELERGLAEPLVVIDCAPDSESGEFLLADGHHRVMAADKIDIDTMDAYVILVDEEVELGMQKTAQKEGLEGLEDVKVVDYARHPLVETTKRLQ; encoded by the coding sequence ATGGACGTGGCGGCACCGGACGGCGGGACGACCGAAGGGAAGCCGAAAGTCAAAGACTACATGACCCGCGACGTGGCGACGGTCTCGCCCGACGCCACCGTCGAGGAGGTCGCCCGGCGCATCGCCGAGAGCGACGAACACAACGGCTACCCGGTCTGTGATGGCCGACGCGTCGAGGGGTTCGTCAGCGCCCGCGACTTGCTGCTGGCCGGAGACGAGGAGCCGATATTCAAGGTAATGAGCCAAGACCTCATCGTCGCTCACCCCGACATGGACGTGAACGACGCGGCGCGCGTCATCCTCCGGTCGGGCATCCAGAAGTTGCCGGTCGTGGACGACGCGGGCAACCTCGTGGGCATCATCTCGAACACGGATGTCATCAGGTCCCAGATAGAGCGCGCGACCCCCGAGAAGGTCGGTAAACTCATGCGCACGCTCGAATCCATCCACGACACCGAGGTCGAGCAGACCCGCCGAAACGTCCCGTTGGACGAACTCACGCCGACGCAGGGGAAAGTGTACGCCGACGAGTTGGAGGGTCGGACCTACGAGCTGGAGCGCGGTCTGGCCGAACCGCTCGTGGTCATCGACTGCGCGCCCGACAGCGAGTCGGGCGAGTTCCTGCTGGCCGACGGCCACCACCGCGTGATGGCCGCCGACAAGATAGACATCGACACGATGGACGCCTACGTCATCCTCGTGGACGAGGAGGTCGAACTCGGGATGCAGAAGACCGCCCAGAAAGAGGGGCTGGAGGGCTTGGAGGACGTGAAAGTGGTAGATTACGCCCGCCATCCCCTCGTGGAGACGACCAAGCGACTCCAGTAG
- a CDS encoding DUF7537 family lipoprotein, which yields MSRKTVVAVALVVLVLLAGCNSPFSGEEGTTSTERPVEEATETAAVTTTEVTLDDVTLPEGANRRRIGNATALAEAYASAVRNSSYEIEFEKSRVLEDGTRTDYRRTVRKKSLETDEEYQYQNRTSDDGNRTVVSYLDGTEFYEKFVTDETAYQVSTVPPNSVDEFQPKIGMVTYVRSRLQAGEYEDPRLVRRDGRRFVKYRLTDIDSDAKFVLADSITNVSGSVLVGPNGVVRRISMNLTKGGRGPDTYLRSEFRLVGTDEVTIREPDWTDEALTRTDDERA from the coding sequence ATGAGTCGAAAAACGGTCGTCGCCGTCGCACTCGTCGTGCTAGTACTCTTGGCGGGGTGTAACTCGCCGTTCTCCGGCGAAGAAGGAACCACCTCCACGGAGCGACCGGTCGAGGAAGCGACCGAAACCGCGGCGGTGACGACGACGGAGGTGACGCTGGACGACGTGACGCTTCCGGAGGGTGCGAACCGGCGGCGTATCGGGAACGCGACGGCACTCGCCGAGGCCTACGCCAGCGCCGTTCGGAACAGTAGCTACGAAATCGAGTTCGAGAAGTCTCGGGTACTCGAAGACGGTACGCGCACCGACTACCGCAGAACCGTTCGCAAGAAAAGCCTCGAAACGGACGAGGAGTATCAGTATCAGAATCGGACCTCCGACGACGGGAACAGAACTGTCGTCTCGTATCTCGACGGCACCGAGTTCTACGAGAAGTTCGTCACCGACGAGACGGCGTATCAAGTGAGTACCGTCCCGCCGAACTCCGTAGACGAGTTCCAGCCGAAGATAGGGATGGTGACGTACGTTCGGTCACGTCTACAGGCGGGAGAGTACGAGGACCCCCGGCTAGTGCGACGCGACGGACGACGGTTCGTCAAGTATCGCCTGACAGATATAGACAGCGACGCGAAGTTCGTCCTCGCAGACTCGATAACGAACGTTTCGGGGTCGGTGCTGGTCGGTCCGAACGGAGTCGTCCGTCGCATCTCGATGAACCTCACGAAGGGCGGACGCGGACCGGACACCTACCTGCGGAGCGAGTTCCGTCTCGTCGGCACTGACGAAGTGACCATCCGCGAACCGGACTGGACGGACGAAGCGTTGACGCGAACCGACGACGAGAGGGCGTAA
- a CDS encoding long-chain-fatty-acid--CoA ligase, translated as MQKPLLVTDFLDRARRHYGDQEAVVATTGERYTYDEFGERADRLSAALAERGIEKGDRVAVLDPNTHYHLESAYGIMQLGAVHTPLNYRLTPEDYEYILSDAGVDAIVADYAYAEKIEEVRDDVPTEVFVSNDADQTEGDWEEFEDLLADADPESYERPEMAEDEVITINYTSGTTGDPKGVMRTHRTETLHAYILSVHHELYDDDVYLWTLPMFHVNGWGHIYAITGMGAKHVCTRGVDAAEVVETIRSEDVSFLCGAPTVLNMLADYYEENDRPDMSGDNDVRVTTAGSAPPEATIRTVEDEFGWYLKHLYGLTETGPLVTISDARRLLDEDDDSRFKLKKRQGMGVLGTEVAVVDDDGEEVPRDDSTLGEIVVRGNQVMDGYWNKPDETERAFNAKREGWFHTGDLAVVDDHGMVSIQDRKKDIIVSGGENISSIEIEDTLFDHDDVAEVAVVPAPSEQWGETPKAFVVPASGDPDEPGVTEQEIREFTKERMASYKAVHRVEFVAELPQTATGKIQKYELRQREWDDEERMVGEG; from the coding sequence ATGCAGAAGCCGCTACTGGTGACCGACTTCCTCGACAGGGCGCGGAGACACTACGGCGACCAAGAGGCCGTCGTGGCGACGACGGGCGAACGCTACACCTACGACGAGTTCGGCGAGCGGGCCGACCGCCTCTCGGCGGCGCTCGCCGAGCGAGGCATCGAGAAGGGCGACCGCGTGGCCGTGCTGGACCCCAACACCCACTACCACCTCGAATCGGCCTACGGCATCATGCAGTTGGGCGCAGTCCACACGCCGCTGAACTATCGGCTCACGCCGGAGGACTACGAGTACATCCTGTCGGACGCGGGCGTGGACGCCATCGTCGCCGACTACGCCTACGCCGAGAAAATCGAGGAGGTCCGCGACGACGTTCCGACCGAGGTCTTCGTCTCTAACGACGCCGACCAGACCGAGGGCGACTGGGAGGAGTTCGAGGACCTCCTCGCGGACGCCGACCCCGAGTCGTACGAGCGCCCGGAGATGGCCGAAGACGAGGTCATCACCATCAACTACACGTCCGGGACGACGGGCGACCCGAAGGGCGTGATGCGGACCCACCGCACCGAGACCCTCCACGCCTACATCCTCTCGGTCCACCACGAACTCTACGACGACGACGTGTACCTCTGGACCCTGCCGATGTTCCACGTCAACGGCTGGGGACACATCTACGCGATTACGGGAATGGGTGCGAAACACGTCTGCACGCGCGGCGTGGACGCCGCCGAGGTGGTCGAGACCATTCGAAGCGAGGACGTGTCGTTCCTCTGTGGCGCGCCGACGGTCCTCAACATGCTCGCGGACTACTACGAGGAGAACGACCGACCCGACATGAGCGGCGACAACGACGTGCGGGTCACGACCGCGGGGTCGGCTCCTCCCGAAGCGACCATCCGGACCGTCGAGGACGAGTTCGGTTGGTACCTCAAGCATCTCTACGGCCTGACCGAGACAGGCCCGCTCGTGACGATTTCGGACGCGCGCCGCCTGCTGGACGAAGACGACGACAGCCGATTCAAGCTCAAGAAGCGACAGGGGATGGGCGTCCTCGGTACGGAGGTCGCGGTCGTGGACGACGACGGCGAGGAGGTCCCGCGCGACGACTCGACGCTCGGGGAAATCGTGGTCCGGGGCAATCAGGTGATGGACGGCTACTGGAACAAACCCGACGAGACAGAGCGAGCGTTCAACGCCAAGCGCGAGGGCTGGTTCCACACGGGCGACCTCGCGGTCGTGGACGACCACGGGATGGTCTCGATTCAGGACCGCAAGAAGGACATCATCGTCTCGGGCGGCGAGAACATCTCCAGCATCGAAATCGAGGACACGCTGTTCGACCACGACGACGTGGCAGAGGTCGCGGTCGTCCCGGCCCCGAGCGAGCAGTGGGGCGAGACGCCCAAAGCGTTCGTCGTCCCGGCCTCGGGCGACCCCGACGAACCGGGCGTGACCGAGCAGGAGATTCGGGAGTTCACCAAGGAACGCATGGCTTCCTACAAGGCGGTCCACCGCGTCGAGTTCGTCGCGGAACTACCACAAACTGCGACGGGGAAGATTCAGAAGTACGAACTCCGACAGCGCGAGTGGGACGACGAGGAGCGGATGGTCGGGGAGGGATAG
- a CDS encoding ABC transporter permease — protein sequence MSARHLYLFGRASFYKSLILMRRYLFNTVAQIVSMYLLFAVMFFGGRQIAGAAITNSIEGIIVGYFLWMLIMSAYSSIAGNINNEAQWGTLEQLYMSPLGFDRIVGVKTVVNVCVSLFLASTLLGLMVVTMTVVSAGVTLSFDVLTIFPILVLTLAPAVGLGYIFGGLALLYKRVESAFQLMQFAFIGLIAAPVEQFPAFKFAPFSLGSYLLREAMSNQKSLLELPTADLALLAGVAVVYLGVGYGLFRIIQRKARKRGVLGEY from the coding sequence GTGAGCGCCCGACACCTCTATCTGTTCGGCCGGGCGTCGTTCTACAAGTCGCTCATCCTGATGCGGCGCTACCTGTTCAACACGGTCGCCCAAATCGTCAGCATGTACCTGCTGTTCGCGGTGATGTTCTTCGGCGGCCGACAGATCGCCGGGGCAGCCATCACCAACTCGATAGAGGGCATCATCGTGGGCTACTTCCTCTGGATGCTCATCATGAGCGCCTACTCGTCCATCGCGGGCAACATCAACAACGAGGCCCAGTGGGGCACGCTCGAACAGCTCTACATGTCGCCGCTCGGGTTCGACCGTATCGTCGGCGTCAAGACCGTCGTGAACGTCTGCGTGAGCCTGTTCCTCGCCTCGACGCTCCTCGGGTTGATGGTCGTGACCATGACGGTCGTGTCCGCTGGCGTCACGCTGAGTTTCGACGTTCTCACGATTTTCCCGATTCTCGTGTTGACGCTCGCGCCCGCGGTCGGACTCGGCTACATCTTCGGCGGACTGGCGCTCCTCTACAAGCGCGTCGAGAGCGCGTTCCAACTCATGCAGTTCGCGTTCATCGGCCTCATCGCGGCCCCCGTAGAGCAGTTCCCGGCGTTCAAGTTCGCGCCGTTCTCGCTGGGGAGCTACCTCCTCCGGGAAGCGATGAGCAACCAGAAGAGCCTGCTGGAACTCCCGACGGCCGACCTCGCGCTGCTGGCTGGCGTGGCAGTCGTCTATCTGGGCGTCGGCTACGGTCTCTTCCGCATCATCCAGCGGAAGGCCCGCAAGCGCGGCGTGCTGGGCGAGTACTGA
- a CDS encoding acyl-CoA mutase large subunit family protein, translating to MYDEDDLAEIRDAKDEWEEETLDPVLDAYGERKDRFATVSNLEVDRLYTPDDVADVDYDEEIGFPGEEPYTRGPYPTMYRGRTWTMRQFAGFGTAEETNERFHYLIDEGQTGLSTAFDMPSLMGKDSDDPLSDGEVGKEGVAVDTLKDMEILFDGIDLAEVSTSFTINPSAPVIYAMYIALADQQGVPRDEIRGTLQNDMLKEFIAQKEWVIPPEPSLDIVTDTIEFAVEETPKIKPVSISGYHIREAGSTAIQELAFTLADGFAYVEDCLDRGMDVDEFAPQLSFFFNSHNAIFEEVAKFRAARRIYANVMDEWYGAEDEASKQLKFHTQTAGQSLTAQQPLNNVVRVTIQALAGVLGGTQSLHTNSFDEALALPSEKAVRVALRTQQIIADESGAADIVDPLGGSFAVESLTDETEQKAMEYIEEIKEMGDGSVRDGVLAGIEQGYFHREIQDASYEYQERVEEGDETVVGVNKYEIEEDTQPEILKVDEEVQDRQLDRLAEVKEERDDEAVEAALDAIDDAIQSDENVMPAIVDAVKAYATMGEIMQVFEAEYGSYQETVNVA from the coding sequence ATGTACGACGAGGACGACCTCGCGGAGATACGCGACGCGAAAGACGAGTGGGAGGAAGAGACCTTAGACCCCGTACTCGACGCCTACGGGGAGCGCAAGGACCGATTCGCCACCGTATCGAACCTCGAAGTTGACCGACTCTACACCCCCGACGACGTGGCCGACGTGGACTACGACGAGGAGATCGGCTTCCCCGGCGAGGAGCCCTATACGCGCGGCCCGTACCCGACGATGTACCGGGGTCGGACGTGGACGATGCGCCAGTTCGCCGGCTTCGGTACCGCCGAGGAGACCAACGAGCGGTTCCACTACCTCATCGACGAGGGCCAGACCGGGCTTTCGACCGCGTTCGACATGCCCTCGCTGATGGGCAAGGACAGCGACGACCCGCTCTCGGACGGCGAGGTCGGCAAGGAGGGCGTCGCCGTGGACACGCTGAAGGACATGGAGATTCTGTTCGACGGCATCGACCTCGCGGAGGTCTCGACCTCCTTCACCATCAACCCCTCCGCGCCGGTCATCTACGCGATGTACATCGCGCTGGCCGACCAGCAGGGCGTCCCCCGCGACGAGATTCGGGGCACGCTCCAGAACGACATGCTCAAGGAGTTCATCGCCCAGAAGGAGTGGGTCATCCCGCCGGAACCCTCGCTGGACATCGTGACCGACACCATCGAGTTCGCGGTCGAGGAGACCCCCAAAATCAAGCCGGTCTCCATCTCGGGCTACCACATCCGGGAGGCTGGTTCGACCGCGATTCAGGAACTCGCCTTCACCCTCGCGGACGGCTTCGCCTACGTCGAGGACTGTCTGGACCGCGGGATGGACGTGGACGAGTTCGCGCCCCAACTCTCTTTCTTCTTCAACTCCCACAACGCCATCTTCGAGGAGGTCGCCAAGTTCCGCGCGGCCCGGCGCATCTACGCGAACGTGATGGACGAGTGGTACGGTGCCGAGGACGAGGCCAGCAAGCAACTCAAGTTCCACACCCAAACCGCGGGCCAGAGTCTCACGGCTCAACAGCCCCTGAACAACGTCGTCCGCGTGACGATTCAGGCGCTCGCGGGGGTGCTGGGCGGGACCCAGAGCCTCCACACCAACAGCTTCGACGAGGCGCTCGCGCTCCCCTCCGAGAAGGCGGTCAGGGTCGCGCTCCGGACCCAACAGATAATCGCCGACGAGTCGGGCGCGGCCGACATCGTGGACCCGCTGGGCGGGTCGTTCGCCGTCGAGAGCCTGACCGACGAGACCGAACAGAAGGCGATGGAGTACATCGAGGAGATAAAGGAGATGGGCGACGGGTCGGTTCGCGACGGCGTGCTGGCGGGCATCGAGCAGGGCTACTTCCACCGCGAGATTCAGGACGCCTCCTACGAGTACCAAGAGCGCGTCGAGGAGGGCGACGAGACCGTCGTCGGCGTCAACAAGTACGAAATCGAGGAGGACACCCAGCCCGAAATTCTCAAAGTGGACGAGGAGGTCCAAGACCGCCAACTCGACCGCCTCGCCGAGGTCAAGGAGGAGCGCGACGACGAGGCAGTCGAGGCCGCACTCGACGCAATCGACGACGCCATCCAGAGCGACGAGAACGTGATGCCCGCCATCGTGGACGCGGTGAAAGCCTACGCGACGATGGGCGAGATTATGCAGGTGTTCGAGGCCGAGTACGGGAGCTATCAGGAGACCGTCAACGTCGCTTGA
- a CDS encoding substrate-binding protein, translating into MARGEKTDVSRRDVVKIAGASGLAGLAGVAGSASAQENPPIGNFPIQGNPTFGFTVPQSGPYSSEGQDELRAYRLAVEHLNNGGGWVDNWSDLTGNGVLDQQIEFVSGDTATDADTARQTARRMIQRDQAIMLSGGSSSAVAIAIQELCQREKVNYMCCLTHSNDTTGKSCVRYSFREMFNAYMSAQALVPPVTDEYGGDNNFYQLYADYTWGQTVQSSMSRFFGEAGWNEMQSVATPLGTKDFSSYLSQVPRDQTDVLFLDHYGLDGANSLSQAKEMGLDQDMEIVVPLYNRPMAQAAGGAIEGVFGTVAWDSQIDNAPSNQFTQAFNEKYARIPSGPAQLAYAQTLQYAAAVERAGTFYPPEVIRQLEGYQYDNIGMGPETMRACDHQAQRAVPVVKGLPEGEQQQGQFFEIVNLTERDTLGYGCDSGPAAECDLGPYE; encoded by the coding sequence ATGGCACGGGGAGAAAAAACGGACGTGTCGCGACGAGACGTAGTCAAGATAGCCGGAGCGTCCGGTTTAGCGGGGTTGGCGGGAGTCGCGGGGAGCGCGAGCGCACAGGAGAACCCGCCCATCGGGAACTTCCCGATTCAGGGCAACCCGACGTTCGGGTTCACGGTTCCACAGTCGGGACCGTACTCGTCGGAGGGGCAAGACGAACTCCGGGCGTATCGGTTGGCGGTCGAACACCTCAACAACGGGGGCGGTTGGGTAGACAACTGGAGCGACCTCACGGGCAACGGCGTACTGGACCAACAGATAGAGTTCGTGTCGGGAGACACCGCGACCGACGCGGACACGGCGCGCCAGACCGCGCGACGGATGATTCAGCGCGACCAAGCCATCATGCTGTCGGGCGGGTCGTCTAGCGCGGTGGCGATAGCGATTCAGGAGTTGTGCCAGCGCGAGAAGGTCAACTACATGTGCTGTCTGACCCACTCGAACGACACCACGGGCAAGTCCTGCGTCCGGTACTCCTTCCGGGAGATGTTCAACGCGTACATGTCGGCCCAAGCGTTGGTGCCGCCGGTCACCGACGAGTACGGCGGGGACAACAACTTCTACCAGTTGTACGCCGACTACACGTGGGGCCAGACCGTTCAGTCGTCGATGAGTCGGTTCTTCGGCGAGGCCGGGTGGAACGAGATGCAGAGCGTCGCCACGCCGCTGGGGACGAAGGACTTCTCGTCGTACCTCTCGCAGGTGCCCCGAGACCAGACCGACGTGCTGTTTTTGGACCACTACGGACTCGACGGCGCGAACTCGCTGAGTCAGGCCAAGGAGATGGGACTCGACCAAGACATGGAGATCGTCGTCCCGCTGTACAACCGGCCGATGGCCCAAGCCGCGGGCGGAGCCATCGAAGGCGTGTTCGGCACCGTGGCGTGGGACTCCCAGATCGACAACGCACCGTCGAACCAGTTCACGCAGGCGTTCAACGAGAAGTACGCCCGCATCCCGTCGGGACCGGCGCAACTGGCCTACGCCCAGACGCTCCAGTACGCCGCGGCGGTCGAGCGCGCGGGCACCTTCTACCCGCCGGAGGTCATCCGGCAGTTGGAGGGGTACCAGTACGACAACATCGGCATGGGTCCCGAGACGATGCGGGCCTGCGACCATCAGGCACAGCGCGCGGTCCCGGTCGTGAAGGGACTGCCGGAGGGCGAACAACAGCAGGGCCAGTTCTTCGAGATAGTGAACCTCACCGAGCGGGACACGCTCGGCTACGGGTGCGATTCGGGACCGGCCGCCGAGTGCGACCTCGGCCCGTACGAGTAG
- a CDS encoding branched-chain amino acid ABC transporter permease, translating into MSVLAEVLTVLLNGLQQGAIYVLVAIGLSIILGTLKFVNFAHGALYLIGTYAGLLITLEINVTDGKLADWGYTPIGLEWGFLPALIIVPVVVFGVGLLMERFVARPFYDRPDTDQILLTFGLAIVIQEVFKILFGGQSYNFARPGWASGQVGLPIIGTFPEWRLYIIAITATVVVLVYGLIEYTDFGLVVRAGTRDAEMVELLGIKLSRPYLMVFGVGAALAGVAGVVGGPLYAVNPNIGTEILVPSFLVVVIGGVGSIAGAVLGGILIGETLAIMVAIAPQWSQVGIYVLAAIVLLARPQGLLGSEEVAP; encoded by the coding sequence GTGAGCGTTCTCGCCGAAGTCCTGACGGTCCTGTTGAACGGGCTTCAGCAGGGTGCCATCTACGTACTGGTCGCCATCGGACTCTCGATAATCTTGGGGACGCTGAAGTTCGTCAACTTCGCGCACGGCGCGCTCTACCTGATAGGGACGTACGCCGGACTCCTGATAACGCTCGAAATCAACGTCACGGACGGGAAACTCGCCGACTGGGGGTACACGCCCATCGGTCTCGAATGGGGCTTTCTGCCAGCCCTGATAATCGTCCCGGTCGTCGTCTTCGGCGTCGGCCTGCTGATGGAGCGGTTCGTCGCGCGACCGTTCTACGACCGGCCGGACACCGACCAGATTCTGCTGACCTTCGGGTTGGCAATCGTGATTCAGGAGGTGTTCAAGATACTGTTCGGCGGCCAGAGCTACAACTTCGCGCGACCGGGGTGGGCCAGCGGACAGGTCGGCCTCCCGATAATCGGGACGTTCCCCGAGTGGCGACTCTACATCATCGCGATTACGGCGACGGTCGTCGTGTTGGTGTACGGACTCATCGAGTACACCGACTTCGGACTGGTCGTCCGCGCGGGGACCCGCGACGCCGAGATGGTCGAACTGTTGGGAATCAAGCTCTCGCGACCGTACCTGATGGTGTTCGGGGTCGGCGCGGCGCTGGCGGGAGTCGCTGGCGTCGTCGGCGGACCGCTGTACGCGGTCAACCCCAACATCGGAACCGAGATACTGGTCCCCTCGTTCCTCGTCGTGGTCATCGGCGGCGTCGGGTCCATCGCGGGCGCTGTCCTCGGCGGCATCCTCATCGGGGAGACGCTGGCTATCATGGTCGCAATCGCGCCACAGTGGTCGCAGGTCGGCATCTACGTGCTGGCCGCAATCGTTCTGCTCGCGCGGCCGCAGGGACTGCTCGGCTCCGAGGAGGTGGCCCCGTGA
- a CDS encoding haloacid dehalogenase type II — protein MSDDTDALCFDMYGTLCDTSSVTAALGEHLAIADGFVADVDALWRRTQLRYAQQVALMDEYRPFSEVTERALDYALEFYDLTPPEEAREEIVAAYDELDPYPDAADALAELGERHTVVVLSNGNPEMLEELAANAGLAAHLDDIVSAHEVRTFKPDPAVYRNAADRLGRSLGDCRLVSSNPWDVAGAASAGMATAWVNRTREPPETVGGEADLTVESLSALTDPL, from the coding sequence GTGAGCGACGACACCGACGCGCTCTGTTTCGACATGTACGGCACGCTCTGTGACACGAGTAGCGTCACCGCGGCGCTCGGCGAACATCTCGCCATCGCGGACGGGTTCGTCGCCGACGTGGACGCGCTCTGGCGGCGCACCCAGTTGCGCTACGCCCAGCAGGTCGCGCTGATGGACGAGTATCGGCCGTTTTCGGAAGTCACGGAGCGCGCGCTCGACTACGCGCTGGAGTTCTACGACCTGACTCCTCCCGAGGAGGCCCGCGAGGAGATCGTCGCAGCCTACGACGAGTTGGACCCCTACCCCGACGCCGCCGACGCGCTGGCCGAGTTGGGCGAGCGCCACACCGTGGTCGTCCTCTCGAACGGGAACCCCGAGATGCTAGAGGAGTTGGCGGCGAACGCCGGACTCGCCGCGCATCTGGACGACATCGTGAGCGCCCACGAGGTCCGGACGTTCAAGCCCGACCCCGCGGTGTATCGCAACGCCGCCGACCGACTCGGGAGGTCGTTGGGGGACTGTCGGCTGGTCTCCTCGAACCCGTGGGACGTGGCTGGCGCGGCCAGCGCCGGAATGGCGACCGCGTGGGTGAACCGAACGCGCGAACCGCCCGAGACCGTGGGCGGCGAGGCGGACTTGACCGTCGAGTCGCTGTCGGCGCTGACCGACCCGCTATAA